The genomic interval TCGGCTTCGCTGGAATTAGAAAGAGGAATTAGAATAAATGCAATAAGTCCTGCAAAAGTTTCAGACATTCCGGCTGAAGATTTAATAAATGCTTATACAAAAAGTATTGAAGAATCTATAAATGGAGAAATTATTAAAGTAAACTACTAAAATTTTAAAGATGAAAAACACAACTTTCTTATTATTACTATTAGTCCTAAATTCGGCGATTGCGCAAAAAGCGAAATCTGTTTTTTTAGGTTCATGGGCTTTGGTTTCAGTAGAAAACAAAAATTCCGACGGGACAAAAAATCTTCTGTATGATGTAAATCCAAAAGGCATTTTGTTTTTTGACGAAAAAGGAAATTACGCTATTGAGATTTATAAAAATGAAAGACCTAAAATAATTTCGGGCGATAAAAACAAATGTACTCCTGAAGAAAACGCAGCAATTGTACAAGGAAGTAATTCGCACTTTGGAGAATATGAAATTGACGAAGCAAATAAGGTTATTACTTTTAAAATAAAAACAGCTTCGTTTCCAAACTGGGAAGGAACAATTCAAAAGAGATCTTACACTTTCATGAATAACGAACTCAAATATGTTGTAACCAATACAACGCAGGGAGGGAAATCTGTCACTGCCGAAGTTGTCTGGAAAAAATTGTAATGTTGATTCATAAAACGTTTTCGTAACTAATTGTTATATAATTGTGAACCTTAAAGCTATTAAAAGTTATTTCAGTATTTTTGTGTTTTTATAACCAAATTTTCAATTAAACTAAAAAATGGCTTTAAACACAACAAACCCAACCGGGACTGAAGCGTGGAAAAATCTGCAAAATCACTATAACGCAATTCACGAAACTACTATACAGGAATTATTTCAGCAAGATAATGCACGTGCTGAAAAATTCAACTTACAATGGAATGATTTTTTAGTTGATTATTCTAAGAACAATATTAGTCAGGAAACTGTTTCTCTTTTATTAGAATTAGCAAATTCTATTGGATTAAAAGATGCTATCTCTCAATATTTTGGAGGAGAAATAATTAATCAAACTGAAAATCGCGCTGTTCTTCATACAGCTTTACGTGCTCCGGAATCGGCAGTTATTAAGGTTGATGGAGAAAATGTAATTCCTGAAGTTTATGAAGTAAAAAACAAAATCAAAAACTTTACAAACGAAGTAATTTCTGGACAAAGAAAAGGTTTTACAGGAAAAGCTTTTACTGATATTGTAAATATTGGAATTGGAGGCTCTGACCTAGGTCCGGTTATGGCAGTTGAAGCTTTACAATTTTACAAAAATCACCTGAACACACATTTCGTTTCGAATGTTGATGGTGATCACGTAAACGAAATAATCAAAAAACTGAATCCTGAAACAACATTATTTTTAATTGTTTCTAAAACTTTTACAACTCAGGAAACTTTATCAAATTCTGAAACTATCAGAGAATGGTTTTTGAAATCAGCTTCTCAGGAAGATGTTGCAAAACACTTTGTGGCGGTTTCAACGAATATTCAAAAAGTAACTGAATTCGGGATTAATCCAGACAACGTTTTTCCAATGTGGGACTGGGTTGGCGGAAGATTTTCTTTATGGAGTGCTGTTGGTTTAAGCATAGCTTTAGCAATTGGTTTTGATAATTACAACCAATTATTAGTTGGAGCTAATGAAATGGACGAGCATTTTAAATCGGC from uncultured Flavobacterium sp. carries:
- a CDS encoding lipocalin-like domain-containing protein — encoded protein: MKNTTFLLLLLVLNSAIAQKAKSVFLGSWALVSVENKNSDGTKNLLYDVNPKGILFFDEKGNYAIEIYKNERPKIISGDKNKCTPEENAAIVQGSNSHFGEYEIDEANKVITFKIKTASFPNWEGTIQKRSYTFMNNELKYVVTNTTQGGKSVTAEVVWKKL
- the pgi gene encoding glucose-6-phosphate isomerase, with protein sequence MALNTTNPTGTEAWKNLQNHYNAIHETTIQELFQQDNARAEKFNLQWNDFLVDYSKNNISQETVSLLLELANSIGLKDAISQYFGGEIINQTENRAVLHTALRAPESAVIKVDGENVIPEVYEVKNKIKNFTNEVISGQRKGFTGKAFTDIVNIGIGGSDLGPVMAVEALQFYKNHLNTHFVSNVDGDHVNEIIKKLNPETTLFLIVSKTFTTQETLSNSETIREWFLKSASQEDVAKHFVAVSTNIQKVTEFGINPDNVFPMWDWVGGRFSLWSAVGLSIALAIGFDNYNQLLVGANEMDEHFKSAEFDENIPVILALLSVWYNNFFGAESEALIPYTQYLSKLAPYLQQATMESNGKSVGRDGKPVNYQTGTIIWGEPGTNSQHAFFQLIHQGTKLIPTDFIGFVKSLYGNEDHHNKLMSNFFAQTEALMNGKTAAQVQAEFDKQGLAAEKASYLLPFKVFTGNKPTNTILIQKLTPKSLGSLIALYEHKIFVQGVIWNIFSFDQWGVELGKQLANSILDEINSKTVKNHDSSTSFLLNHFLKNK